Proteins encoded within one genomic window of Pectobacterium araliae:
- the rcsD gene encoding phosphotransferase RcsD, with amino-acid sequence MPVTILRYFSLLTVLSLLITGTFSYSYINNLLADKKHALTTIAQGIQKRIDTYRFFTYQIYGSLNSEPSASDANISAINLMPNVFYVEKNGQKTDALIFGQHDKETLTSVRRISRYLDILWGAENNVYSLYYLNGIDNSLTMISTQTLKDISSQFRGNYITVIAEARRTEMLQQANILDERESFSPLRKLRFYNDYYFTLRTTFNQPGHLATILAFDLPINDLIPDTILREHLMLKPDTPATSNIDSSNNGEGAADVQLHGSNLEISATPVNAPLKIVFQVPVKALIIDVLRNNIWFLLLNLVLLSLSVIGFYLFRRGYAHPSEDVSRQLENKLDIYRETTGEIPMGVLVYDFSSNKIIIQNERAEHLLPHLSLQKITNMADEHQGVIQVTINNEMYEIRQIRSQYSPDYCLFLLREQDKEILVQRKLLLAQREYEKNIHARKRLFQNLLSEFKQPLISLQQHIHAIRHSDTAVIQAQTLDQLTADTHCAIELLENIALHEKLEAREWTVVNASFSPLALIDNVLLELLPRLNQKGLTLFHHYHLDSNQTYVGDAELLKKMLALLLNYSVTNTDYGKITVSVDRKNNEPDKLVIQVSDTGTHISGKEQENIRHPFLHPATSDRFGQNSGLTLFLCNQLCNRLGGALAINSKSGLGTHYILTLKLEPEALPVEDEKLLDGITVLLDVTSDEVQNIVGNMLAGWGANYLISDERQITQEADIFITDDPEKKADYTLLLSHDDDTLTPLGPRRLRVNYNISHLLLEALLKLIELQLETPPDVTQEGEQNGVEFYAAQLASSDYYSLFVETVPDDLKRLYTEVEAGDFPSLSQTAHRLKGVFAMLNLHPGKQLCEQLEQHITAHDSIQIETNLHEIERFVSALLSPSEPKGQQGSQQDE; translated from the coding sequence ATGCCAGTCACGATCTTGCGTTATTTTTCCCTCCTTACGGTGTTATCGCTCCTGATTACCGGAACGTTTAGCTATAGCTACATCAACAATTTGCTGGCGGATAAAAAACATGCACTGACGACCATTGCTCAGGGTATACAGAAACGCATCGATACTTATCGTTTTTTCACTTATCAAATTTACGGCAGTTTGAACAGTGAACCATCCGCCAGTGACGCCAACATTAGTGCGATTAATTTAATGCCCAATGTTTTCTATGTAGAAAAAAACGGTCAGAAAACGGATGCGTTGATTTTTGGGCAACACGATAAAGAAACGCTGACGTCGGTTCGTCGGATATCACGCTATCTCGATATTCTCTGGGGAGCAGAGAATAACGTCTATTCCCTGTATTATCTGAATGGTATCGACAATAGCCTGACGATGATTTCCACGCAAACGCTGAAAGATATCTCTTCACAGTTCCGCGGCAATTATATTACCGTCATCGCCGAAGCCCGCCGGACGGAAATGCTGCAACAGGCGAATATATTAGACGAACGCGAAAGCTTTTCCCCGTTGCGTAAATTACGCTTCTATAACGACTACTATTTTACGCTACGCACCACATTCAATCAGCCGGGCCATCTGGCAACGATTCTGGCATTCGATTTGCCAATTAACGATTTAATTCCGGACACGATCCTGCGCGAGCATCTTATGCTGAAGCCAGATACACCGGCGACCAGCAATATTGACAGCAGCAATAATGGCGAAGGCGCAGCTGATGTGCAGCTTCATGGCTCTAATCTTGAAATCTCCGCCACACCCGTTAATGCACCGCTAAAAATCGTTTTTCAGGTGCCCGTGAAAGCGCTGATTATTGATGTACTGCGTAATAACATCTGGTTTCTGCTGCTGAACCTGGTTCTGCTGAGTTTGTCCGTTATCGGTTTTTATCTTTTCCGGCGGGGGTATGCACACCCCAGTGAAGACGTATCCCGTCAGTTGGAAAATAAGCTGGATATTTACCGCGAAACCACGGGGGAAATCCCGATGGGCGTGTTGGTTTATGATTTCAGCAGCAACAAGATCATTATACAAAATGAGCGTGCAGAACATCTGCTTCCTCACCTGAGCCTGCAAAAAATCACCAATATGGCTGACGAACATCAGGGCGTTATTCAGGTCACCATTAATAATGAAATGTATGAAATCCGCCAAATTCGTAGCCAATATTCGCCAGATTATTGCCTCTTCCTGCTGCGCGAACAGGATAAAGAGATTTTGGTACAGCGGAAATTACTGCTCGCCCAACGTGAATACGAAAAGAATATTCATGCCAGAAAACGCCTATTCCAAAACCTGCTCAGCGAATTCAAACAACCGTTGATCTCACTGCAACAACATATTCATGCGATACGCCACAGTGATACGGCGGTCATACAAGCACAGACGCTGGATCAACTAACAGCAGATACCCACTGCGCGATCGAGCTGCTGGAAAATATCGCCCTGCATGAAAAGCTGGAGGCGCGGGAATGGACGGTGGTCAACGCCAGTTTTTCACCGTTAGCGCTTATCGATAATGTTCTCCTTGAGCTGCTGCCACGATTGAATCAAAAAGGGTTAACCCTATTCCATCATTATCATCTGGATAGTAATCAAACTTATGTAGGTGATGCCGAGCTGTTGAAAAAAATGCTGGCACTGCTGCTAAATTATTCAGTGACCAATACGGATTACGGAAAAATTACGGTATCGGTTGACAGAAAAAATAATGAACCGGACAAGCTGGTTATTCAGGTCAGCGATACCGGAACACATATTTCAGGCAAAGAACAGGAAAACATTCGGCATCCTTTCCTTCATCCTGCCACCTCCGACCGTTTCGGACAAAATTCAGGATTGACCTTATTTTTGTGCAATCAACTCTGTAATAGACTGGGCGGTGCGTTAGCCATCAACAGTAAATCTGGGCTAGGCACACACTATATTCTGACGTTAAAACTGGAACCGGAAGCGCTGCCCGTTGAGGACGAAAAACTGCTGGATGGTATTACCGTTCTGCTGGATGTGACGTCTGATGAAGTGCAGAATATTGTCGGTAATATGCTGGCTGGCTGGGGAGCGAATTATCTGATCAGCGATGAACGCCAGATTACGCAGGAAGCCGATATTTTTATTACCGATGACCCAGAGAAAAAAGCAGATTATACGCTGCTGTTGAGTCATGACGATGACACGTTAACGCCTTTGGGCCCGCGCCGTTTGCGGGTGAACTACAATATCAGCCACCTCCTGCTGGAGGCATTGCTTAAGCTGATTGAACTGCAACTGGAAACACCACCCGATGTGACGCAGGAAGGAGAACAGAACGGTGTCGAATTTTACGCCGCACAATTGGCGTCAAGCGACTATTATTCGCTGTTCGTGGAGACAGTACCGGATGATTTAAAGAGGCTGTATACTGAAGTGGAAGCAGGCGATTTCCCGTCACTTTCGCAGACGGCGCACCGGCTGAAAGGCGTGTTTGCTATGCTGAATCTTCACCCTGGCAAACAGTTGTGTGAACAGCTTGAACAGCATATTACCGCGCACGATAGTATACAGATTGAGACTAACCTTCATGAAATTGAACGGTTTGTCAGTGCATTACTATCCCCAAGCGAACCTAAAGGGCAGCAAGGTAGCCAACAAGATGAGTAA
- the gyrA gene encoding DNA topoisomerase (ATP-hydrolyzing) subunit A — MSDLAREITPVNIEEELKNSYLDYAMSVIVGRALPDVRDGLKPVHRRVLYAMSVLGNDWNKPYKKSARVVGDVIGKYHPHGDSAVYETIVRMAQPFSLRYMLVDGQGNFGSIDGDSAAAMRYTEIRMSRIAHELLADLEKETVDFVPNYDGTEQIPDVMPTRIPNLLVNGSSGIAVGMATNIPPHNLTEVVNGCLAYIDDENISLEGLMEHINGPDFPTAAIINGRRGIEEAYRTGRGKIYIRARAEVEADAKTGRETIIVHEIPYQVNKARLIEKIAELVKDKRIDGISALRDESDKDGMRIVIEIKRDAVGEVVLNNLYSQTQLQTSFGINMVALHQGQPKIMPLKDILVAFVRHRREVVTRRTIFELRKARDRAHILEGLAIALANIDPIIELIRRAASPAEAKASLIAQAWELGSVATMLERAGDDAARPEWLEPEFGIRDGHYSLTEPQAQAILDLRLQKLTGMEHEKLLDEYKALLAEIAELLYILNSPERLMEVIREELEAIKTQYSDERRTEITANTADINIEDLINQEDVVVTLSHQGYVKYQPLSDYEAQRRGGRGKSAARIKEEDFIDRLLVANTHDTILCFSSRGRLYWMKVYQLPEASRGARGRPIVNLLPLEPNERITAILPVREYEEGRHIFMATASGTVKKTALTEFSRPRSAGIIAVNLNEGDELIGVDLTDGSDEAMLFSAEGKVVRFSEQAVRSMGRTATGVRGINLQGEDRVVSLIIPRGEGDILTVTQNGFGKRTAVSEYPTKSRATKGVISIKVSERNGKVVGAVQVDAADQIMMITDAGTLVRTRVSEVSIVGRNTQGVTLIRTAEDEHVVGLQRVAEPVEDEELDGVVKVEGEIAEDDDAIDDIDGDDDIAEDDE, encoded by the coding sequence ATGAGCGACCTTGCCAGAGAAATCACACCGGTCAACATTGAAGAAGAGCTTAAAAACTCGTATCTGGATTATGCGATGTCCGTTATTGTCGGGCGTGCATTACCAGATGTTCGTGATGGACTGAAACCGGTACACCGCCGCGTACTGTATGCGATGAGCGTACTGGGTAACGACTGGAACAAACCGTATAAAAAATCCGCCCGTGTCGTCGGGGATGTCATCGGTAAATACCACCCACACGGCGACTCTGCCGTTTATGAAACCATCGTGCGTATGGCGCAGCCTTTTTCACTGCGCTACATGCTGGTTGATGGTCAGGGCAACTTCGGTTCGATTGACGGCGACTCCGCGGCGGCAATGCGTTATACCGAAATTCGCATGTCGAGAATTGCTCATGAACTGCTGGCCGATCTCGAAAAAGAGACGGTCGATTTTGTGCCGAACTATGACGGCACCGAGCAGATTCCTGACGTCATGCCAACGCGTATTCCCAACCTGCTGGTTAACGGTTCTTCCGGTATTGCCGTCGGGATGGCAACGAACATTCCACCGCACAACCTGACAGAAGTCGTGAACGGCTGTCTGGCGTATATCGACGATGAAAACATTAGCCTTGAAGGGCTGATGGAACACATCAACGGCCCGGATTTCCCGACGGCGGCGATCATTAATGGCCGACGCGGCATTGAAGAAGCCTATCGCACCGGGCGCGGTAAAATTTACATCCGCGCGCGTGCCGAAGTGGAAGCGGACGCGAAAACCGGACGTGAAACCATTATCGTGCATGAAATTCCGTATCAGGTGAATAAAGCTCGCCTGATCGAGAAAATTGCCGAGCTGGTTAAAGACAAACGTATCGACGGCATTAGCGCACTGCGTGACGAATCCGATAAAGACGGTATGCGTATCGTTATCGAGATTAAGCGTGACGCCGTGGGCGAAGTGGTACTGAATAACCTGTATTCCCAGACGCAGCTTCAGACGTCATTCGGCATCAACATGGTAGCCCTGCATCAGGGCCAGCCGAAGATCATGCCGCTGAAAGATATTCTGGTTGCGTTTGTGCGCCACCGCCGCGAAGTGGTGACGCGTCGTACCATTTTTGAACTGCGTAAAGCCCGTGACCGTGCTCATATCCTGGAAGGTCTGGCGATTGCACTGGCGAACATCGATCCGATTATCGAACTGATTCGCCGTGCGGCGTCACCTGCTGAAGCGAAAGCGTCACTGATTGCTCAAGCATGGGAACTGGGCAGCGTGGCTACCATGTTGGAACGTGCGGGCGATGATGCTGCGCGTCCAGAGTGGCTGGAGCCAGAGTTCGGTATCCGTGACGGTCACTATTCCCTGACGGAACCGCAGGCGCAGGCGATTCTGGATCTGCGTTTGCAGAAACTGACCGGCATGGAACACGAAAAGCTGCTGGATGAATATAAAGCGCTGCTGGCGGAGATCGCCGAGCTGCTTTATATCCTCAATAGCCCTGAGCGCCTGATGGAAGTCATCCGCGAAGAACTGGAAGCGATCAAAACGCAATACAGCGACGAACGTCGTACGGAAATCACGGCGAACACCGCTGACATCAACATCGAAGATCTGATCAACCAGGAAGATGTTGTCGTTACGCTGTCTCATCAGGGTTACGTGAAGTATCAGCCACTGAGCGACTATGAAGCCCAGCGTCGCGGTGGTCGTGGTAAGTCTGCTGCACGTATAAAAGAAGAAGACTTTATCGATCGTCTGCTGGTGGCCAACACCCACGACACGATTCTGTGCTTCTCCAGCCGTGGTCGCTTGTACTGGATGAAGGTGTACCAGCTTCCAGAAGCCAGCCGTGGTGCGCGCGGTCGTCCGATCGTTAACCTGCTACCGCTTGAACCGAATGAGCGTATTACGGCGATTCTGCCAGTGCGTGAATACGAAGAAGGCCGCCATATCTTCATGGCAACCGCCAGCGGTACGGTGAAGAAAACGGCGTTAACGGAATTCAGTCGTCCGCGCAGCGCGGGGATCATCGCGGTGAACCTGAATGAAGGTGACGAACTGATTGGCGTTGACCTGACTGATGGCAGTGATGAAGCGATGCTGTTCTCTGCGGAAGGTAAAGTGGTTCGTTTCTCTGAGCAGGCGGTGCGTTCGATGGGGCGTACGGCAACGGGCGTCCGTGGTATCAACCTGCAAGGCGAAGATCGCGTCGTTTCGCTGATCATTCCTCGTGGCGAAGGCGATATCCTGACCGTCACACAAAATGGCTTTGGTAAGCGTACTGCGGTGAGTGAGTACCCAACCAAGTCGCGTGCGACGAAAGGGGTTATCTCTATCAAGGTCAGCGAACGTAACGGTAAAGTGGTTGGTGCGGTTCAGGTTGATGCCGCAGACCAGATCATGATGATCACCGATGCGGGAACACTGGTGCGTACACGCGTGTCTGAAGTCAGTATCGTTGGCCGTAACACACAGGGTGTGACGCTGATTCGTACGGCGGAAGATGAACATGTTGTCGGCCTGCAACGTGTTGCCGAACCGGTAGAAGATGAAGAGTTGGATGGCGTGGTAAAAGTTGAAGGCGAAATTGCCGAAGACGATGATGCTATCGACGACATTGATGGCGATGATGATATCGCTGAAGATGACGAGTAA
- a CDS encoding MFS transporter → MSTTLHSNSLNINQNLPGKKAQAATRIAFFVAGFAMASWAPLVPFVKARLAISDASLGMLLLSLGIGSLLAMPLTGLLTSKWGCRSVILLASALLCLILPALTQAGTLTLMAIVLLFFGASIGMIDVAMNIQAVIVERASGRAMMSGFHGFFSIGGIAGAGGVSALLWLGLSPLMAILTIVALVLIFMAAAHKHLLRTTNQNEGGPLFVIPRGWVMFIGSLCFIMFLAEGSILDWSALFLTVERNLSGAQAGMGYAAFSVAMTLGRLNGDRIVNALGRYAILTGGSLCAALGLLLTISIDNAVTAIIGFVMVGIGASNVVPILFSAAGNQKIMPPNLAIASITTVGYAGILIGPTILGFIAQLSNLATAFGFVALLLLAVSASARAVIR, encoded by the coding sequence ATGAGTACGACACTGCATTCCAACTCGTTAAACATTAATCAGAATCTGCCAGGCAAAAAAGCACAGGCGGCCACGCGCATCGCTTTCTTTGTTGCAGGTTTTGCTATGGCTTCCTGGGCACCACTGGTGCCCTTTGTTAAAGCGCGACTGGCTATCAGTGATGCCTCTCTCGGGATGTTGTTACTTTCTCTGGGCATTGGTTCACTATTGGCCATGCCGCTCACCGGTTTACTCACCAGTAAATGGGGATGCCGTAGCGTTATTTTGCTGGCAAGTGCGCTACTTTGTCTGATATTGCCCGCCCTGACGCAAGCAGGAACGCTGACGTTGATGGCAATCGTGCTGCTCTTTTTTGGCGCGTCTATAGGTATGATCGATGTCGCGATGAATATTCAGGCCGTCATCGTAGAACGCGCCAGCGGCCGAGCGATGATGTCCGGTTTTCATGGTTTCTTTAGCATCGGAGGGATTGCCGGTGCTGGTGGCGTCAGCGCTCTATTGTGGCTTGGCCTGTCCCCGTTAATGGCAATACTGACTATTGTTGCGTTGGTGCTGATATTCATGGCAGCGGCGCACAAGCACCTGCTACGCACCACAAACCAAAATGAAGGCGGTCCGCTGTTTGTAATCCCACGCGGCTGGGTGATGTTTATTGGTTCACTGTGCTTCATCATGTTCCTCGCCGAAGGTTCGATACTGGATTGGAGCGCCCTTTTTCTAACCGTTGAGCGCAACCTGAGTGGCGCACAGGCGGGTATGGGCTATGCGGCATTTTCCGTCGCGATGACGCTAGGCAGACTAAATGGCGATCGCATTGTTAATGCGCTTGGGCGCTACGCGATTCTTACTGGCGGCAGCCTCTGTGCCGCACTCGGTCTGCTGTTAACAATCAGTATTGATAATGCAGTGACCGCCATTATTGGCTTCGTGATGGTGGGGATCGGCGCATCCAATGTGGTTCCAATCCTCTTCAGTGCGGCGGGAAATCAAAAGATCATGCCACCCAATTTGGCCATCGCCTCCATTACCACAGTAGGCTATGCGGGCATTCTGATTGGCCCAACCATTCTCGGCTTTATTGCACAACTCAGCAATTTGGCTACCGCATTCGGGTTTGTCGCACTGCTGTTGCTGGCCGTCAGCGCCAGTGCACGAGCAGTCATCCGCTAA
- the rcsC gene encoding two-component system sensor histidine kinase RcsC — translation MKYLASFHTTLKVSRYLFRVLAIMLWVLGALISVFYITKVLNEKESELRQEYNLSFDQSQGYIRHAADIVRELQYLAANRLVLARERAEPTTEGGPGVSVYALTPGASCPTQYGGNAALLSLSHFFNGWQDNFSAVYDLNRVFFVGGDRRCMVDFGIRNQSLDRDNLLKNVQDRFQDQKTNRTQTGRDETLYWITPASIPDVGYLYALTPIYVDNKLEVIMGIEQTIRLDDLVTASQFPLNAKLLDQYNQVVLQFSDDKGLSASSVEGYPSAHNYFGYANGYDELILKKALPPTSFSIVYSLPLKVLLSHISALMINMLVLNMLSAMLLFVLALVFERKMLLPAEVNAFQLEENEQFNRKIVASAPVGICILRISDGTNILSNELAHNYLNLLTHEDRLRITRIICEQQSKFVDVMTSRNHHLQISFVHSRYRNENVAICVLLDVSARVKMEESLQEMANAAEQASQSKSMFLATVSHELRTPLYGIIGNLDLLQTKSLPQDANRLVVAMNNSSSLLLKIISDILDFSKIESEQLKIEPCEFAPHEVISHIASNYLPLVVKKRLMLYCFIDPNVPVSLFGDPVRLQQVLSNLLSNAIKFTDTGCIIFEVGCRDGYLEFVVRDTGVGIQPREAVKLFDPFFQAGSGVQRHFQGTGLGLAICEKLVNLMDGDITIESEPGLGSLFGVRIPLYKAHYAPVAINASLQGKTCWLSVRNARLEAYLLTLLQNQGVQAVRYQNQTVSPDDVMISDYTPREDVTVRAHIMISGAHNGSAQKVSEGHWVQGTSTPQHLPDLLEKIYRSESEDNTREDISPPLAHYERVENGDIMILVVDDHPINRRLLADQLGSLGYQAMTANDGVDGLSVLSKNHIDIVLTDVNMPNMDGYLFTQRMREQGLRFPVIGVTANALAEERERCLGAGMDHCLSKPVTLDTLQQALAYYSNVVRQVRTAEK, via the coding sequence TTGAAATATCTCGCCTCATTCCATACCACATTAAAAGTCTCCCGCTATTTGTTCCGGGTTTTGGCGATCATGCTATGGGTGTTGGGCGCGCTAATCTCTGTTTTCTATATAACTAAAGTATTGAATGAAAAAGAGTCGGAGCTGCGTCAGGAATATAATCTTAGCTTTGATCAGTCGCAGGGATACATCCGCCATGCTGCGGATATTGTGCGCGAACTTCAGTATCTGGCGGCAAACCGTTTGGTGCTGGCGAGAGAAAGAGCGGAACCGACAACGGAAGGGGGGCCGGGTGTCTCTGTTTATGCGCTTACGCCCGGTGCAAGCTGTCCCACGCAATATGGCGGGAATGCAGCGCTGCTCTCATTGAGTCATTTTTTCAATGGCTGGCAGGATAACTTCTCTGCTGTCTACGATCTTAATCGGGTCTTTTTTGTCGGCGGCGATCGGCGCTGTATGGTTGATTTCGGCATTCGTAACCAGTCGCTTGACCGTGATAACTTGCTTAAAAATGTGCAGGATCGGTTTCAGGATCAGAAGACAAATCGAACCCAAACCGGGCGTGATGAGACGCTCTATTGGATTACCCCTGCGTCCATTCCCGATGTCGGCTATTTATATGCACTGACGCCGATCTATGTAGATAACAAGCTGGAAGTCATCATGGGCATTGAGCAGACGATTCGTCTGGATGACTTGGTCACCGCCAGCCAATTTCCGCTCAATGCTAAACTGTTGGATCAATATAATCAGGTCGTTTTACAGTTTTCCGATGACAAAGGGCTCTCCGCTTCCTCGGTAGAAGGCTATCCCTCCGCTCATAACTATTTTGGTTATGCGAATGGTTATGATGAACTCATTCTGAAGAAGGCGCTGCCGCCGACTTCGTTCAGTATTGTGTACTCGTTGCCGCTGAAGGTGCTGTTGTCCCATATCAGTGCATTGATGATCAATATGCTCGTGCTGAATATGCTCTCGGCAATGCTATTGTTTGTGTTGGCGCTGGTGTTTGAGCGAAAAATGCTATTGCCTGCGGAAGTGAATGCCTTTCAACTGGAAGAGAACGAGCAATTCAACCGCAAGATCGTGGCGTCGGCACCGGTAGGCATTTGTATTCTGCGTATTAGTGACGGTACAAATATCCTCAGTAACGAACTGGCGCACAACTACCTCAATTTACTTACCCACGAAGACAGGCTGCGAATTACCCGCATTATTTGCGAACAGCAGTCTAAGTTTGTGGATGTGATGACCAGCCGTAACCACCACCTGCAAATCAGCTTTGTCCATTCGCGCTACCGCAACGAAAATGTGGCGATTTGTGTGCTGCTGGACGTTAGCGCGCGCGTCAAAATGGAAGAGTCGCTACAGGAAATGGCGAATGCCGCCGAGCAGGCAAGCCAGTCTAAATCGATGTTCCTTGCCACCGTCAGCCATGAATTGCGCACGCCGCTTTATGGCATTATTGGCAATCTTGATCTGCTGCAAACCAAGTCGCTGCCGCAGGATGCCAACCGTCTGGTTGTGGCGATGAACAACTCTTCCTCACTGCTGCTGAAAATCATCAGCGATATTCTCGATTTCTCCAAGATTGAGTCGGAGCAGTTGAAGATAGAGCCTTGTGAATTTGCACCGCATGAAGTGATCAGCCACATCGCCAGTAACTATCTCCCACTGGTGGTCAAAAAACGCCTGATGCTGTACTGCTTTATCGATCCCAATGTACCCGTCAGCCTGTTTGGCGATCCTGTGCGTTTACAGCAGGTGCTGTCTAACCTGTTGAGTAACGCTATCAAGTTTACGGATACGGGATGCATCATTTTTGAAGTTGGCTGCCGCGATGGTTATCTGGAATTTGTGGTGCGTGATACCGGTGTGGGTATTCAACCGCGTGAGGCAGTGAAGTTGTTTGATCCGTTCTTCCAGGCGGGGAGTGGTGTACAGCGCCATTTTCAGGGCACAGGGTTAGGGTTGGCAATTTGTGAAAAGCTGGTCAATCTGATGGATGGCGACATTACTATCGAGTCGGAACCCGGGCTTGGTAGCCTGTTTGGCGTCAGGATCCCGTTGTATAAAGCGCATTATGCTCCCGTGGCGATCAACGCCAGCCTGCAAGGGAAAACATGCTGGTTGAGCGTGCGCAATGCCCGACTTGAGGCGTATCTACTGACGTTGTTGCAGAACCAGGGCGTGCAGGCTGTGCGTTACCAAAATCAAACGGTATCGCCTGATGATGTCATGATTAGTGATTACACCCCGCGAGAGGATGTTACTGTTCGGGCACATATTATGATCAGCGGTGCACATAACGGGTCGGCACAGAAAGTGAGTGAGGGGCATTGGGTACAAGGGACATCGACACCTCAACACCTGCCAGATTTGCTGGAGAAAATCTATCGCTCAGAAAGTGAAGACAATACTCGTGAGGATATTTCGCCGCCGCTGGCGCACTATGAGCGGGTTGAGAATGGCGACATTATGATTCTGGTCGTTGATGATCATCCTATCAATCGCCGATTGCTGGCGGATCAGTTGGGTTCTCTGGGTTATCAGGCGATGACGGCCAATGACGGCGTAGATGGGTTGAGTGTATTGAGTAAGAACCACATTGATATCGTGCTGACGGATGTCAACATGCCGAATATGGATGGTTATTTATTCACCCAGCGCATGCGGGAGCAGGGGCTACGTTTCCCAGTCATTGGCGTGACGGCGAATGCGTTGGCAGAGGAAAGAGAACGCTGCCTTGGGGCAGGGATGGATCACTGTTTGTCAAAACCGGTGACGCTGGATACGTTGCAGCAGGCGCTGGCGTATTACAGTAATGTGGTACGTCAGGTGAGAACAGCCGAGAAGTGA
- the rcsB gene encoding response regulator transcription factor RcsB: MSNLNVIIADDHPIVLFGIKKSLEQIEWVNVVGEFEDSTALINNLPKLDANVLITDLSMPGDKYGDGITLIKYIKRHFPHLSIIVLTMNNNPAILSAVLDLDIEGIVLKQGAPTDLPKALAALQKGKKFTPDSVSKVLEKISASGYGDKRLSPKESEVLRLFAEGFLVTEIAKKLNRSIKTISSQKKSAMTKLGVENDIALLNYLSSVNGGTTQVD; encoded by the coding sequence ATGAGTAACCTAAACGTAATTATTGCCGACGACCATCCTATTGTCCTTTTTGGCATCAAAAAATCGCTTGAGCAAATTGAATGGGTCAATGTGGTTGGCGAATTTGAAGACTCAACAGCGCTGATCAATAATCTGCCCAAGCTGGATGCTAACGTTTTAATCACCGATTTATCCATGCCAGGCGATAAATACGGCGATGGTATCACCCTCATTAAATATATTAAGCGTCACTTTCCTCATCTCTCTATCATTGTTCTCACCATGAACAATAATCCGGCGATTCTGAGTGCGGTATTGGATCTGGATATCGAAGGCATCGTACTGAAACAGGGCGCGCCGACCGATTTACCCAAAGCGCTAGCAGCACTGCAAAAAGGAAAGAAATTCACGCCGGACAGCGTATCCAAAGTGCTGGAGAAAATCAGTGCCAGTGGCTACGGCGATAAGCGCCTATCACCAAAAGAAAGTGAAGTGCTACGCTTGTTTGCAGAAGGTTTTTTGGTCACCGAAATCGCCAAAAAACTGAATCGCAGTATCAAAACGATCAGTAGCCAGAAGAAATCAGCCATGACGAAGCTGGGCGTCGAGAACGATATTGCCCTGCTCAACTACCTGTCCTCCGTTAACGGCGGCACAACGCAGGTCGACTAA
- the ubiG gene encoding bifunctional 2-polyprenyl-6-hydroxyphenol methylase/3-demethylubiquinol 3-O-methyltransferase UbiG: protein MNVENQTPNVDHQEIAKFEAIASRWWDLEGEFKPLHRINPLRLGYISQHAEGLFGKKVLDVGCGGGILAESMAREGADVTGLDMGAEPLDVARLHALESGITVDYVQETVEAHAHAHPSLYDVVTCMEMLEHVPDPQSVVQACAKLVKPGGHVFFSTINRNAKAWIQLIVGAEYILKMVPRGTHDIKKFIRPAELMHWVDSTPLREKHITGLHYNPLTDHFKLGPNVDVNYMLHTRHDK from the coding sequence ATGAATGTAGAAAATCAAACTCCGAACGTTGACCATCAGGAAATTGCCAAATTTGAGGCTATCGCCTCCCGCTGGTGGGATTTAGAGGGTGAATTTAAACCATTACACCGCATTAATCCGCTGCGTCTGGGCTATATTTCGCAGCATGCAGAAGGGTTATTCGGCAAAAAAGTGTTGGATGTCGGCTGCGGCGGCGGCATTTTGGCCGAGAGCATGGCGCGTGAAGGCGCGGACGTCACCGGGCTGGATATGGGCGCAGAGCCATTAGACGTTGCGCGTTTACATGCGCTGGAAAGCGGTATCACTGTCGATTACGTGCAGGAAACGGTAGAAGCCCATGCACACGCTCACCCGAGCCTTTACGATGTGGTCACCTGCATGGAGATGCTGGAGCACGTTCCCGATCCGCAATCCGTCGTACAGGCTTGCGCTAAGTTGGTCAAGCCTGGCGGACACGTGTTTTTCTCCACCATCAACCGCAATGCGAAAGCGTGGATACAGTTGATAGTGGGTGCAGAATATATCCTGAAAATGGTGCCGCGCGGCACGCATGACATCAAGAAATTCATCCGTCCGGCGGAGCTGATGCACTGGGTTGACAGCACGCCGCTGCGTGAAAAGCATATCACCGGGTTGCACTACAACCCGCTGACGGACCATTTTAAACTCGGTCCAAACGTCGACGTGAACTACATGCTACATACCCGGCACGATAAATAA